In Pseudomonas sp. LRP2-20, the genomic window CAACGAATTCGACCTGGTCGCCAACGGCATCAAGAACGAAACCGACACTGGCGAGCAGATCAAGATCGTCGAGCAGATGATCAGCTCCGGCGTCAACGCCTTGGTCATCGCCCCGGCTGACTCCAAGGCCCTGGTGCCGGTACTTAAAAGAGCCATGGACGCCAAGATCGTGGTGGTCAACATCGACAACCGCCTTGATCCTGACGTGCTCAAGAGCAAGCAGATCAGCGTGCCCTTCGTCGGCCCCGACAACCGCAAGGGTGCGCGCCTGGTCGGCGATTACCTGGCCAGCCAGAAGCTCAAGGCTGGTGACCAGGTTGGCATCATCGAAGGCGTGCCGACCACCACCAATGCCCAGCAGCGCACCGCTGGCTTCAAGGACGCCATGGATGCCGCAGGGATGAAGATCGTCTCGGTGCAGTCTGGCAACTGGGAGATCGACAAGGGCAACGCCGTCGCCGCCTCCATGCTCAACGAATACCCGGACCTCAAGGCGCTGCTCGCCGGCAACGACAGCATGGCCCTGGGCGCCGTCTCGGCCGTGCGCGCCGCTGGCAAGACCGGCCAGGTGCAGGTGGTGGGCTACGACAACATCAACGCCATCAAGCCGATGCTCAAGGATGGCCGCGTGCTCGCCACCCTCGACCAGGCCGCCAGCCAGCAGGCGGTGTACGGCATCCAGGCCGCGTTGCAGGTGCTCAAGGGCGAGAAGCCGAACGTGGACGCCGACAACGTCATCCAGACCCCGGTCCAGCTCATCACCCAGCCCTGACCCCAGCAGGAGAAGTGGCCATGTCAGCAGCGGCCAATGAAGTGGTGCTTGCCGCCAGCGCGCTGGGCAAAAGCTACGCCCAGCCGGTGCTGAGCGAAGTGAGCCTGGCCCTGCGCGCCGGCGAAGTGCTGGCGCTGACCGGCGAGAACGGCGCAGGCAAGAGCACCTTGTCCAAGCTCATCTGTGGCCTGGAAACACCGACCACCGGGCACATGACCTATCGCGGCCAGGCCTACGCGCCGGCCAGCCGCAGCGAGGCCGAGCGCCTTGGCGTGCGTATGGTCATGCAGGAGCTCAACCTGCTGCCGACCCTGACCGTGGCGGAAAACCTGTTCCTCGACAACCTGCCCAGCCGCTTCGGCTGGATCAGCCACAAGCGCTTGCGCCAGCTGGCCACGGCCGCCATGGCCCAGGTGGGCCTGGATGCCATCGACCCGGACACCCCGGTCGGCGAGCTGGGTATCGGCCATCAGCAGATGGTCGAGATCGCCCGCAACCTGATCGGCGACTGCCATGTGCTGATCTTCGACGAACCCACGGCGATGCTCACCGCCCGCGAAGTGGAACTGCTGTTCACCCAGATCGAGCGCCTGCGCCAGCGCGGCGTGGCCATCGTCTATATCTCCCATCGCCTGGAGGAGCTGCAACGGGTGGCCCAGCGTATCGTCGTGCTGCGCGACGGCCAGCTGGTCTGTGACGAGCCGATCCAGCGCTACACCAGCGCCGAGCTGGTCAACCTGATGGTGGGGCGCGAACTGGGCGAGCATATCGACCTGGGCCGGCGCACGATCGGCGCGCCATTGCTCAAGGTCGACAAGCTGTGCCGCGGCGACAAGGTGCGTGATGTATCGCTGCAGGTCAGGGCAGGGGAGATTTTTGGCATCTCCGGGCTGATCGGTGCCGGGCGCACCGAGCTGCTGCGGCTGATCTATGGCGCCGACCGCGCCGACAGCGGCAGCATCGAGATCGGCCAACCGCTCAAGGCGGTGACCATCGATTCGCCCAAGGCTGCGGTAAAAGCGGGTATTGCCCTGATCACCGAGGACCGCAAAGGCGAAGGCCTGCTGTTGACCCAGTCGATCAGCGCCAACATCGCCCTCGGCAACCTGCCCGCCGTATCCCGCGCCGGCGTGCTCGACCATGAGGCAGAGCAGGCCCTGGCCGAACGCCAGATCAGCGCCATGCGCATCCGCAGCGCCAGCCCGGCGCAGGCGGTCGGCGAGTTGTCGGGCGGTAACCAGCAGAAGGTGGTGATCGGCCGCTGGCTGGAGCGCGACTGCCAGGTGCTGCTGTTCGACGAGCCCACCCGCGGCATCGACGTCGGTGCCAAGTTCGACATCTATGGCCTGCTGGCTGAACTGGCGCGCCAGGGCAAGGCCTTGGTGGTGGTGTCCAGCGACCTGCGAGAACTGATGCTGATCTGCGACCGCATCGCCGTGCTCTCTGCCGGCCGCCTGATCGATACCTTCGACCGCGAGCACTGGAGCCAGGACCAGCTCCTTGCCGCTGCCTTCGCCGGCTACCAAAAACGTGACGCCCTGCTGCATGAAGCAGCGCCCAGGATGGATGCATGAAGACCACACCCCTCGACACCCCGAGCGGCGCGCCTGTGCGCCGCAGCGGCAGCTACTTTGGCCTGGGCACCTACCTGGGCCTGGCCGGCGCCTTGCTGGCGATGATCGTGCTGTTCTCGTTCCTGAGCAGCCACTTCTGGTCGTACGCAACCTTCAGCACCCTGGCCAACCAGATCCCCGACCTGATGGTGCTGGCCGTGGGCATGACCTTCGTGCTGATCATCGGCGGCATCGACCTGTCGGTCGGTTCGGTACTGGCCCTGGCGGCATCCACGGTCAGCGTGGCGATCCTCGGCTGGGGCTGGGGCGTGCTGCCCGCTGCCTTGCTCGGCATGGCCGTTGCCGCCCTGGCTGGCAGCGTCACCGGTGGCGTCACCGTGGCCTGGCGCATCCCGTCGTTCATCGTTTCGCTCGGTGTGCTGGAGATGGCCCGCGGCCTGGCCTACCAGTTCACCGACTCGCGCACCGCTTATATCGGCGATGCCTACGCCTGGTTCTCCAACCCGGTCGCCTTTGGTATCTCGCCGGCCTTCATCATCGCCTTGCTGGTGATCGTGCTGGCGCAACTGGTGTTGACCCGCACGGTGTTTGGCCGCTACCTGATCGGCATCGGCACCAACGAAGAGGCCGTGCGCCTGGCCGGCATCGACCCGCGCCCTTACAAGGTGCTGGTGTTCGCCCTGATGGGCCTGCTCGCCGGCCTGGCCGCGCTGTTCCAGATTTCGCGCCTGGAGGCCGCCGACCCCAACGCCGGGTCTGGCCTTGAGCTGCAGGTGATCGCTGCCGTGGTGATCGGCGGCACCAGCCTGATGGGCGGGCGCGGCTCGGTCATCAGTACTTTCTTCGGCGTGCTGATCATTTCTGTGCTGGCCGCAGGCCTTGCGCAGATCGGCGCGTCGGAACCCACCAAGCGCATCATCACCGGGGCGGTGATCGTCATCGCCGTGGTGCTCGACACTTATCGCAGCCGGCGTGCAGGCCGGCGGAACTGACAACATGGCAACCATCAAAGACGTCGCGGCCCTCGCGGGCATTTCCTACACCACGGTATCCCATGTCCTGAACAAGACCCGCCCGGTCAGCGAGCAGGTGCGGCTCAAGGTCGAGGCGGCCATCCTCGAGCTCGACTACGTGCCCAGCGCCGTGGCGCGCTCGCTCAAGGCGCGCAGCACGGCCACCATCGGCCTGCTGGTACCCAGCAGCGTCAACCCGTACTTTGCCGAACTGGCCCGGGGCATCGAGGATGCCTGCGAGCGCAACGGCTATTGCGTGATCCTGTGCAACTCCGACGACAACCCACAGAAGCAGCGCAGCTACCTGCGCGTGCTGCTGGAAAAACGCATCGATGGCCTGGTGGTGGCATCGGTGGGCGAGGACGCCGACCTGCTGCAGAGCCTGGCCGGCGTGCGCACGCCGATGGTCATCGTCGACCGTGAGCTGGAAGGCGTCGACGCCGATATGGTGCGTATCGACCATGAGCGCGGCGCCTACCTGGCGACCCGCCATCTGCTGGAGCTGGGCCATCGCGACATCGCCTATATCGGCGGCCCCGCCGAGACCGGCGTCACGCAATTGCGCCTGAGCGGCTTCCGCCGGGCGATGGCCGAAGCCGAGGCCCAGGTGCTGCCAGGCCGGGTATTGCACTGCGACTTCACCAGCCCAGGTGGCCATGCCGCCGCCGTGCAGTTGCTTGAGGGCGAGCGGCCGACGGCGATCTTCGCCGGCAACGACATGATCGGTTTTGGTGTGTTGCGCGCCGCTGCCGAGCGCAACATCAGTGTGCCGGGCGAGCTGTCGGTGATCGGTTTCGACGATATCGAGCTGAGCCGCTATGTGTACCCGTCGCTGACCACGGTCGGCCAATCGATTCGCGAGCTTGGCGAAAATGCTGCCGCCTTGCTGCTGTCGCGTATCGCCACGCCCCGTCGCGATGCGGCCGAACAGCGCATCGTCGCCCCGCGCATCGTGCTGCGCGAATCCACCGGGCCGCGCCCGGACCTGTTCAACGATTACCGCTAAGGAATTGCGCCATGAATCCCAAGGTAGTGGTGGTCGGCAGCCTCAACATGGACCTGGTGGCCCGCGCCCAGCGGCTGCCGAGGCCCGGTGAAACACTGGCGGGGGAGAGCTTTTTCACCGTGCCCGGCGGCAAGGGTGCCAACCAGGCGGTGGCGGTGGCGCGCCTGGGCGGCAGCGTGGCGATGGTGGGCAATGTCGGGGATGACGCCTACGGCCAGCAGTTGCGCCAGGCGCTGGCAGTGGAAGGCATCGATTGCCAGGCGGTCAGCGTGTGCCCGGGCGTGTCCAGTGGCGTGGCGCTGATCACCGTGGACGCTGCCAGCCAGAACTGCATCGTCATCATCCCAGGCGGCAACGGGCTGCTGACGCCTGAGTCGGTGCAGCGTTTCGATGCCTTGCTGCAAGCGGCCGAGGTGATCATCTGCCAGCTCGAAGTGCCGGCCGAGACCGTGGCCTGGACCTTGGCCCGGGGGCGCGAACTGGGCAAGCAGGTGGTCCTGAACCCGGCGCCGGCCACTGGCCCGTTGCCGGCGGACTGGTTTGCCCACATCGATTACCTCACGCCCAATGAAAGCGAAGCCGAGGCCCTGACCGGCCTGCCGGTCAGCGATCTGGACAGCGCCCGCCGTGCTGGCGAACGCTTGTTGCAACTGGGGGCCGGCAAGGTGATCGTCACGTTGGGCGCGCAGGGGGCTTTGTTCGTCAGCCGTGACGGCAGCCGGCACTTCCCGGCGCCCCAGGTTCAGCCGCTGGATACCACGGCGGCGGGTGACACCTTCATCGGCGGTTTTGCCGCTGCGCTGGTGCAGGGCAAGGAGGAGGGCGAGGCCATCGCGTTCGGCCAGCGTGCCGCCGCGTTGTCCGTTACCCGTGCCGGTGCCCAACCGTCGATTCCTTATCTTGCGGAGCTGACGCCATGAAAAAGACTGCGCTGCTCAACGTCGCCCTGTCGCGCACCATCGCCGGGATGGGCCATGGCGACATCCTGGTGATTGGCGACGCGGGGTTGCCGGTGCCGCCTGGGGTCGAGCTGATCGATCTGGCGTTGACGGCGGGGATACCGGATTTTGCCAGCGTGCTGCGCGCGGTGTTGAGCGAGCTGCAGGTGGAGCGGCATGTGCTGGCTGAAGAGATGCAGAAGGTGGTGCCGCCGGCGCTGGTCGAAATCGAGCGCCTGAAGGGCAAGCTGGGTAAGCGCGAATGGCTGAGCCATGAGGATTTCAAGGTGCTGTCGCGCAGTGCCCGGGCGATCGTGCGCACCGGCGAGTGCCAGCCCTACAGCAACATCGCCCTGGTTTCCGGCGTGACCTTCTAATCGTTCAATTTCTAAAGGCTGGTCCTTGTGGGAGCAACTGTCTTGCTCAATTTCTAGAATCTGGCGCGATCCCTGTGGGAGCGGGCTTGCCCGCGAACACGGGCGAAGCCCGTGCCATCCAGCGCGGTGTCTTCTTCGCGGGTAAACCCGCTCCCACAGGGGCCGGTAATACGTTGGAAACATGTATCCAAGGCAACAGGAGTGCCCCATGCTCAAGCCCCTGCTACAAGGACTCACCCTCATGGCCGCAGCCGCTACCACCACCCTCCAGGCCGCCCCGCGTGACCTGATCATCGACACCGACCCCGGCGCCGATGATGTGGTCGCACTGTTCCTGGCCATGGCCTCACCTGACGAACTGAACATCCGCGCCATCACCACCGTCGCCGGCAACGTGCGCCTGGAAAAGACCTCGCGCAACGCCCGCCTGGCCCGCGAATGGGCCAACCGCGAAGACATCCCGGTATACGCCGGGGCAGGGCGGCCATTGGTGCGCCCGCCCATCTACGCCGCCGATGTCCACGGCGAAGAAGGCCTGACCGGCGTCCAGGTGCATGAGCCGAAAAAGCCCTTGGCCGAAGGCAATGCCGTGCAGTACCTGGTCGACACCCTGGGTAGCGCCAAACCCCACAGCATCACCCTCGCCATGCTCGGCCCGCAGACCAACCTGGCCCTGGCGCTGATCCAGCGGCCAGAGATCGCCCAAGGCATCAAGGAAGTCGTGGTCATGGGCGGCGCCCACTTCAATGGCGGCAACATGACCCCGGTGGCGGAGTTCAACCTCTACGCCGACCCGCATGCCGCCGAAGTGGTGCTGGCCAGTGGCGTGCAACTCACTTATCTGCCGCTGGATGTCACGCACAAAGTCATCACCAGCGACGCCCGCCTCAAGCAGTTGGCTGCCGTGAACAACCAGGCCAGCAAGCAGGTGGTCGACATTCTGCAGGCTTACGTCAAGCACGACATGGACGTGTACGGCATGCCCGGTGGCCCGGTGCATGACGCCAGTGTCATCGCCTATCTGCTCAAGCCCGAGCTGTTCAGCGGCCGGCGCATCCACATGCGCGTCGACAGCCGCGAAGGCCCGACCTTTGGCCAGACCATCGCCGACTGGTACGGCGTGCTCAAGCAGCCGGCCAATGTGCTGTGGATCAACGAGGCGGATGCCCAGGGCTTTTTCGACCTGCTCAGCGCGCGCCTGGCTCGATTGCAATAGCTGCGTGCGGCGCGTAGCGCTCGAAGACCTGGTCGATGAAACTGCGCGCCGCTTCACCGCCGCGGTCACGCACCAGCAGGTCGATGGCGATCAGCAGCAACTCTTCGGGCGTGCTGGGGCTGTAGGCGCTCTGGCCCTCGGCCCATTTGACCTTGATATCGGCGTCGATGCTGTGGCTGCTCATGAAAGGCTCTCGCGGAAGACCCGGGGCGGAGGGGCGAACACCGGATCCTGGCGTTCGAAGAAGGCACTGTGCCTTCACTTCCTAAAGTAAATCATGACTTTGCAACGCACACCAAGCGCCTCGTCGGTTGAGCGGTAAAATTCGGTCACGATTGCCTTTGGCCTCGGCGTGCCGAGTTCAGGCAGACTTGCGCGGTTTTGCAACGAATTAATGAAGGAGCTGTCCGATCAGGCAGTTCCCAGATCGATTTAGGAGGATTCATGTTCCGTACCCGTGCTTTCCTGGCAACCCTGGCGGTGGCTGCTGTCCTGGCGGGTTGCAGCACTGGCGGTAACTCGAGGGGCGGCAAGGCACCTGAGGCGTCGGCAGGCAATGATGGCCGCTGCGAGGCCAGCGGCGCCGACTTCGCCATTGGCAAGCGCGGTAGCGCCGAGCTGCTGGAGCAGGCGCGCAAGGCCAGTGGTTCGCAGATGGCGCGCATGCTCAAGCCGCACGACGTGGTAACCCTGGAGTACCGCTCCGAACGCTTGAACCTGAACGTGGATGAGCAAGGTGTGGTGACCCGCGTCAACTGCGGCTGACCGGCACTTTAACTTCTTAAAGCTGGCGCGCGCGCGCCCCCCTGTGGGAGCCGCGCTTGCCGGCGATGGGCCGCGAAGCGGCCCCGGCAATTTATGCAATAACCTTGAAATCGTGGGGCCGCTTCGCGGCCCATCGCCGGCAAGCGCGGCTCCCACAGGGTGGGTGGGGGCGCTAGATTCTAGAAATTGATCAAGACAGCTGCTCCCACCGGGCAGCGACAAACGCCCATAAAAAAACCCGCCACATGTGGCGGGTTTTTTTACAGCTGCCCGAATTACTCCGGACGAACCTGAGCAGCCTGCATGCCCTTCTGGCCGCGCTCGGCGACGAAGGAAACAGTCTGGCCTTCTTTCAGGCTCTTGAAGCCGTCGGATTCGATGGCTTTGAAGTGTACGAACAGGTCGTCGCCGCCGCCTGCTGGGGTGATGAAGCCGTAGCCTTTCTCATCATTGAACCATTTGACGGTGCCTTGTTGGCGATTGGACATGAGGTGAATCTCCAGAACATTTAGTTTTTTCAGTGGTGCAATGCGGCCGAGGCTACGGAGCACGGGGGACATCATAGTCTAATTCTGCGCATCTAGCGCCTTTTACCTTCGCAGGATATTGATCCAGGGCAAATAATGCCTGGCCTGCTCTGGCTTTAAGGTTTCAGCTCTTTGGCGCGCAGGCCTGTTTCACGACGCTTTGCGCCTTCTGCATCAGCTTGGCGTCCACGCCGTCAGTGCTGTCCAGGTCGGCAATCTCTGCGTCGGTGAAATTCTTCTTGATCGCCTGGGCACCACATTCACAGTGCTTTTTCGCGGCTGCGGCGTCGACGCCCTGGCCGCTGGCCGCCTGTTGGCACTGGGTCATGTAGTGGCCTTCCTTCCCGGCAGGGAAGTTGCCAGCGTTGGCAGCCATCGGCAGCAGCAGGGCGCCAGCGGCCGCCAGAGCCAGAAGAGACGGTACTCGCATAACCAGTTACTCCTTGGGTTAAGGTCTCAACAAGAGTAGGTTGCTTCCCAAGGTCTGATAGGAATTTTTCCTCGATAGTTCACCGCAATGGCGTATTTTCCAAATATTTCTACGGGCCGTGCAGCCCGCGTGCTAGCATGCCCGGCTTGCAGCTGACAACGTGCAGCTTGCAGCTATCTTTTTTCTTTCCAGTCACTCTGGTTCGTCCCTGGCAAGCCGAAAGGCTTCTGCCACTGTGAGGCAGGCTTCCCCGAAGGGAAGGCAGGTCGGATCTTGTACTGGCTCATCCCAACCCACGTGACCTTTGGTAGGGGTCACCACTAGGAGAGGAGGCGCCATGCCCGTTATTACTCTTCCCGATGGCAGTCAACGTTCGTTTGATCACGCCGTATCCGTTGCCGACGTCGCCGCTTCCATCGGCGCCGGCCTGGCCAAGGCCACCGTGGCCGGCAAGGTCGACGGCAAACTGGTCGATGCTTGCGACCTGATCAACCACGACGCCACCCTGCAGATCATCACCCCTAAAGATGCAGAGGGACTGGAGATCATCCGCCACTCGTGCGCCCACCTGGTCGGCCACGCGGTGAAGCAGCTGTACCCGACCGCCAAGATGGTGATCGGCCCGGTGATCGACGAAGGCTTCTATTACGACATCGCCTACGAGCGCCCCTTCACCCCTGAAGACATGGCCGCCATCGAAAAGCGCATGATGGAGCTGATCGAAAAAGACTACGACGTGGTCAAGAAGATGACCCCGCGCGCCGAAGTCATCGAAGTGTTCAAGGCCCGTGGCGAAGACTACAAGCTGCGCCTGGTCGAAGACATGCCGGACGAGCAGGCCATGGGCCTGTACTACCACGAAGAATACGTCGACATGTGCCGTGGCCCGCACGTGCCGAACACGCGTTTCCTCAAGGCCTTCAAGCTGACCAAGCTGTCCGGCGCCTACTGGCGCGGCGATGCCAAGAACGAGCAGCTGCAGCGCGTGTACGGTACCGCCTGGGCTGACAAGAAGCAGCTGGCTGCCTACATCCAGCGCATCGAAGAAGCCGAAAAACGCGACCACCGCAAGATCGGCAAGCAGCTCGACCTCTTCCACCTGCAGGAAGAAGCCCCGGGCATGGTGTTCTGGCACGCCAACGGCTGGACCGTGTACCAGGTGCTCGAGCAGTACATGCGCCAGGTTCAGCGCGTCAATGGCTACCAGGAAATCAAGACCCCGCAAGTCGTCGACCGCATCCTTTGGGAGCGTTCCGGCCACTGGTCGAACTACGCCGAAAACATGTTCACCACCTCGTCGGAAAGCCGTGACTACGCGGTCAAGCCGATGAACTGCCCGTGCCACGTGCAGGTGTTCAACCAGGGCCTGAAGAGCTACCGCGACCTGCCGCTGCGCCTGGCCGAGTTCGGTGCCTGCCACCGTAACGAGCCATCTGGCGCCCTGCACGGCATCATGCGCGTGCGTGGCTTCGTGCAGGACGACGCGCACATCTTCTGCACCGAAGAACAGGTGAAGAAAGAAGCCGCCGACTTCATCAAGCTGACCCTGGACGTGTACAAGGACTTCGGCTTCACCGACATCGCCATGAAGCTGTCCACCCGTCCGGCCAAGCGTGTCGGCTCCGAAGAGCTGTGGGACCGTGCCGAAGGCGCACTGGCCGACGCCCTGAACGAGTCGGGCCTGGAGTGGGAATACCAGCCGGGCGAGGGCGCCTTCTACGGCCCGAAGATCGAGTTCACCCTGCGCGACTGCCTCGGCCGTAACTGGCAGTGCGGTACCCTGCAGTACGACCCGAACCTGCCAGAGCGCCTGGATGCCAGCTATATCGCCGAAGATAACAGCCGGGTTCGCCCAGTCATGCTGCACCGTGCGATCCTTGGTTCGTTCGAGCGCTTCATCGGCATGCTGATCGAGCACTACGCTGGCGTGTTCCCGGCGTGGCTGGCACCGACCCAGGCGGTGATCATGAACATCACCGACAAGCAGGCCGATTTCGCCCTCGAAGTGGAAAATGCCCTGAACGGTAGCGGTTTCCGTGCCAAGTCGGACTTGAGAAATGAGAAGATCGGCTTTAAAATCCGCGAGCATACTTTGCTCAAGGTCCCGTACCTTTTGGTTATAGGGGACCGTGAAGTCGAAACACGAACCGTCGCTGTGCGTACTCGCGAAGGCGCAGACCTGGGCTCCATGCCCGTCGCCCAGTTCGTTGAGCTTCTGGCACAAGCGGTTTCCCGGCGTGGACGCCAAGAATCGGAGTAATGACTATTAAGCGTGAAATGAGAAACGATAAGCGTGCTGTACCGAAGGCCCCGATCAACGAGAATATCTCGGCCCGCGAGGTTCGGTTAATTGGCGCTGATGGCGAGCAGGTTGGCATCGTCTCGATTGATGAAGCGCTTCGTATCGCTGAAGAAGCGAAGCTGGATCTGGTGGAAATCTCTGCAGACGCGGTACCGCCTGTCTGCAAGGTGATGGACTACGGCAAGCACCTCTTCGAGAAGAAGAAGCAGGCCAACGAAGCCAAGAAAAACCAGAAGCAGATCCAGATCAAAGAAATCAAGTTTCGTCCAGGGACGGAAGAAGGGGATTACCAGGTAAAACTACGCAACCTGGTACGTTTCCTTACCGATGGGGAC contains:
- a CDS encoding sugar ABC transporter substrate-binding protein → MKLPFPGRLLALAVISSLSLALPFSAAQAEEKPKVALVMKSLANEFFRTMEDGAKDYQKGHANEFDLVANGIKNETDTGEQIKIVEQMISSGVNALVIAPADSKALVPVLKRAMDAKIVVVNIDNRLDPDVLKSKQISVPFVGPDNRKGARLVGDYLASQKLKAGDQVGIIEGVPTTTNAQQRTAGFKDAMDAAGMKIVSVQSGNWEIDKGNAVAASMLNEYPDLKALLAGNDSMALGAVSAVRAAGKTGQVQVVGYDNINAIKPMLKDGRVLATLDQAASQQAVYGIQAALQVLKGEKPNVDADNVIQTPVQLITQP
- a CDS encoding sugar ABC transporter ATP-binding protein; the encoded protein is MSAAANEVVLAASALGKSYAQPVLSEVSLALRAGEVLALTGENGAGKSTLSKLICGLETPTTGHMTYRGQAYAPASRSEAERLGVRMVMQELNLLPTLTVAENLFLDNLPSRFGWISHKRLRQLATAAMAQVGLDAIDPDTPVGELGIGHQQMVEIARNLIGDCHVLIFDEPTAMLTAREVELLFTQIERLRQRGVAIVYISHRLEELQRVAQRIVVLRDGQLVCDEPIQRYTSAELVNLMVGRELGEHIDLGRRTIGAPLLKVDKLCRGDKVRDVSLQVRAGEIFGISGLIGAGRTELLRLIYGADRADSGSIEIGQPLKAVTIDSPKAAVKAGIALITEDRKGEGLLLTQSISANIALGNLPAVSRAGVLDHEAEQALAERQISAMRIRSASPAQAVGELSGGNQQKVVIGRWLERDCQVLLFDEPTRGIDVGAKFDIYGLLAELARQGKALVVVSSDLRELMLICDRIAVLSAGRLIDTFDREHWSQDQLLAAAFAGYQKRDALLHEAAPRMDA
- a CDS encoding ABC transporter permease, with protein sequence MKTTPLDTPSGAPVRRSGSYFGLGTYLGLAGALLAMIVLFSFLSSHFWSYATFSTLANQIPDLMVLAVGMTFVLIIGGIDLSVGSVLALAASTVSVAILGWGWGVLPAALLGMAVAALAGSVTGGVTVAWRIPSFIVSLGVLEMARGLAYQFTDSRTAYIGDAYAWFSNPVAFGISPAFIIALLVIVLAQLVLTRTVFGRYLIGIGTNEEAVRLAGIDPRPYKVLVFALMGLLAGLAALFQISRLEAADPNAGSGLELQVIAAVVIGGTSLMGGRGSVISTFFGVLIISVLAAGLAQIGASEPTKRIITGAVIVIAVVLDTYRSRRAGRRN
- a CDS encoding LacI family DNA-binding transcriptional regulator — protein: MATIKDVAALAGISYTTVSHVLNKTRPVSEQVRLKVEAAILELDYVPSAVARSLKARSTATIGLLVPSSVNPYFAELARGIEDACERNGYCVILCNSDDNPQKQRSYLRVLLEKRIDGLVVASVGEDADLLQSLAGVRTPMVIVDRELEGVDADMVRIDHERGAYLATRHLLELGHRDIAYIGGPAETGVTQLRLSGFRRAMAEAEAQVLPGRVLHCDFTSPGGHAAAVQLLEGERPTAIFAGNDMIGFGVLRAAAERNISVPGELSVIGFDDIELSRYVYPSLTTVGQSIRELGENAAALLLSRIATPRRDAAEQRIVAPRIVLRESTGPRPDLFNDYR
- the rbsK gene encoding ribokinase — translated: MNPKVVVVGSLNMDLVARAQRLPRPGETLAGESFFTVPGGKGANQAVAVARLGGSVAMVGNVGDDAYGQQLRQALAVEGIDCQAVSVCPGVSSGVALITVDAASQNCIVIIPGGNGLLTPESVQRFDALLQAAEVIICQLEVPAETVAWTLARGRELGKQVVLNPAPATGPLPADWFAHIDYLTPNESEAEALTGLPVSDLDSARRAGERLLQLGAGKVIVTLGAQGALFVSRDGSRHFPAPQVQPLDTTAAGDTFIGGFAAALVQGKEEGEAIAFGQRAAALSVTRAGAQPSIPYLAELTP
- the rbsD gene encoding D-ribose pyranase yields the protein MKKTALLNVALSRTIAGMGHGDILVIGDAGLPVPPGVELIDLALTAGIPDFASVLRAVLSELQVERHVLAEEMQKVVPPALVEIERLKGKLGKREWLSHEDFKVLSRSARAIVRTGECQPYSNIALVSGVTF
- a CDS encoding nucleoside hydrolase, which codes for MLKPLLQGLTLMAAAATTTLQAAPRDLIIDTDPGADDVVALFLAMASPDELNIRAITTVAGNVRLEKTSRNARLAREWANREDIPVYAGAGRPLVRPPIYAADVHGEEGLTGVQVHEPKKPLAEGNAVQYLVDTLGSAKPHSITLAMLGPQTNLALALIQRPEIAQGIKEVVVMGGAHFNGGNMTPVAEFNLYADPHAAEVVLASGVQLTYLPLDVTHKVITSDARLKQLAAVNNQASKQVVDILQAYVKHDMDVYGMPGGPVHDASVIAYLLKPELFSGRRIHMRVDSREGPTFGQTIADWYGVLKQPANVLWINEADAQGFFDLLSARLARLQ
- a CDS encoding I78 family peptidase inhibitor translates to MFRTRAFLATLAVAAVLAGCSTGGNSRGGKAPEASAGNDGRCEASGADFAIGKRGSAELLEQARKASGSQMARMLKPHDVVTLEYRSERLNLNVDEQGVVTRVNCG
- a CDS encoding cold-shock protein, with the translated sequence MSNRQQGTVKWFNDEKGYGFITPAGGGDDLFVHFKAIESDGFKSLKEGQTVSFVAERGQKGMQAAQVRPE
- the thrS gene encoding threonine--tRNA ligase is translated as MPVITLPDGSQRSFDHAVSVADVAASIGAGLAKATVAGKVDGKLVDACDLINHDATLQIITPKDAEGLEIIRHSCAHLVGHAVKQLYPTAKMVIGPVIDEGFYYDIAYERPFTPEDMAAIEKRMMELIEKDYDVVKKMTPRAEVIEVFKARGEDYKLRLVEDMPDEQAMGLYYHEEYVDMCRGPHVPNTRFLKAFKLTKLSGAYWRGDAKNEQLQRVYGTAWADKKQLAAYIQRIEEAEKRDHRKIGKQLDLFHLQEEAPGMVFWHANGWTVYQVLEQYMRQVQRVNGYQEIKTPQVVDRILWERSGHWSNYAENMFTTSSESRDYAVKPMNCPCHVQVFNQGLKSYRDLPLRLAEFGACHRNEPSGALHGIMRVRGFVQDDAHIFCTEEQVKKEAADFIKLTLDVYKDFGFTDIAMKLSTRPAKRVGSEELWDRAEGALADALNESGLEWEYQPGEGAFYGPKIEFTLRDCLGRNWQCGTLQYDPNLPERLDASYIAEDNSRVRPVMLHRAILGSFERFIGMLIEHYAGVFPAWLAPTQAVIMNITDKQADFALEVENALNGSGFRAKSDLRNEKIGFKIREHTLLKVPYLLVIGDREVETRTVAVRTREGADLGSMPVAQFVELLAQAVSRRGRQESE
- the infC gene encoding translation initiation factor IF-3, which encodes MTIKREMRNDKRAVPKAPINENISAREVRLIGADGEQVGIVSIDEALRIAEEAKLDLVEISADAVPPVCKVMDYGKHLFEKKKQANEAKKNQKQIQIKEIKFRPGTEEGDYQVKLRNLVRFLTDGDKAKISLRFRGREMAHQELGMELLKRVETDLAEYGTVEQHPKMEGRQLMMVIAPKKKK